DNA from Tripterygium wilfordii isolate XIE 37 chromosome 15, ASM1340144v1, whole genome shotgun sequence:
ATAATTGTGACTTTGTTGGATACTTGGCTGTACAAAAGTACATGATACATCATCCATGTGGGGTTTTGAACAATGGTGCACCATGTATTCAAgacaaaaaaattcattaaatatTGTTCCAAAAAGTGTAATAATGAAATGTCAATGGACGCTTACGGATTTCTTGTATACTGAAGGCAAAACATACCCCATTATGTTGTGAAGAAAGATATTCATCTTGACAATCAATATGTGATACCTTATAATAGTGGTCTGTTGGTAAAATACCAAGCCCATCGAATGCGAACTCCGCAACCAATCGAAATCTATTACGCACACCCTACAAGTAGAGATAAGTATATTTAAAGCAATGAAAacattgagaattttttttcatagaGTGGATCATTACTAATAAAAATCATTATGATGCACATACATCAAGCTACTTGGAGTTTCCAACAAAATGAGTTTGGCACAATatcgaaaaaaaaataagacaaGACGAATAAAAGGCAAATGCATCGATCACATCTATCATGACAAAAAATACATCAAACATTTCATTTAACAATACTATTAACAGGTCCTTATAAAACACTTTAGAACTATTGTACATCTCATATTATTCATTTCTAGATAAGTGTTCCATCATCCATCTACGCTttccaaaatttcaaatttctacCATGTTGAAGGCTCTATATAATAAACAGATtgataatacaaataaaattgacactacattaaaataaacaaaatatcatCATGGTATAAAATAGAAAAACTTTTTAACAGAACTTTGAATTACTTATAACCttatcaaacaaaatttaatgaCCAACAATGTAATACCAATTTATGCACTACtattaaaatatataagatATTCTTAAGTCATAATAACTCATATACACTactgtattttaaaaaataaaacaaaaaacacattgTCTCTTCCACAATGGGAATCTATACTGAGAGATTTTCACCAACATTTTTAACTCACAAATTTTAATAGAACAATTAACATTATAATATGGCAGACTATTGGAATTGATTTCCTATATTATAGAAAGCGTATGTCCATTAAATTATTTTCAAGAGTAcataatctattgtttttaaaaaaacctaAATGTTAgaataaaataacattttaaaatgttaaataataaaaaaaataaaagaacatacCAATACACCGATAACAGACAATTATAACAAGACATTGATAAAAAAGCTACGCAAAACATTGACATCACATaaacatataataataaaaaatcatgCTTTCAGGCCAAATATGCTTTACCTTTGCCTTACTCAACATATACATCAACATTTGCATCAATCCTACATGATCAAAATACGAGAACTAGCATCCTTCAATATTCCTATGACAccattaattgtttttttataaTACTTTTTAATTACTCAACACTGTATATTGTATTTTAGCAATAAATGATTTTTATCAACCAAACAATAATTTCTTGTCCCAAAACCCGAGACGTTTTCTTAACAATATATGACCATTTTTCCTATTGTCCCATTTTGGATCATGTTGACTTTTTCTCCCCAATATACCCTCTCATTATTACTGAATTTCCATACCTACCCTTTCACCTCTTCATctttcacctctctcttcccgACCCAACGCAGGTGGACTTTGATCGCACAGAGACAACATCTCCGCCAGAGTTGGGTCATCAAGTTCGAACGAATTTGCCAAGCAATTTGGGGCTTATGGTTTTTGGGGTTTATGAGTTTTGGGATTTATTTATTCTGGGGTTTATTGATTtggttaaattaattttaattttaatttttttctatttaacTTAATCAGTTACCACTTAACCcataatacccctacacgtaatttgtcactATAATTTTAACACCATATATACTATCagtaaaagtacaaccaaacattACTAACATTTCAGGAACCATAGATGCTatcatttattatcattatatatcatctacaatatatgttactaCCAAAATTGTCTACTGAACGCACACTAAATATAGCCTCAAAAAATCACAATTCCAATCTTCCATCCAAAATCATACATTACTACAAAATCATAGAATAAATTTGAAGACATCCGCTATAATTatattacaacaaaaaaaaattacaatttcacACTATGCGAAGCGTGGGTATGCCCCCTAATATATAACAAGAGTATTGATTAATTCGTTGGCATTTGCACACATGCACCTCCATCTCACGCACACTATATGATTATCGATCGTCTCCAAACCAAATAGTGCCATCAAAAGTTGCACTATccttaaaaatatatttgttaataaatatttaatctAGAGTGTCCTAAATGTTTATGAAGATTCAATTTATCACTTATTTAGTGCTTtccttaataaaaatattattattttttatttttatgtgcaACTATTTTCCTATTTAGTTAGAAAAAAACAATTTgcttatttagtgttgttagagcaACTTAGATTGAAGCTGTTGTaaacaattttgtatttttttgtttaaattttttcttttttttgcatgtctatgtaaaaccctaaaccatacaAAAAAGAAAGGGACATGTATATATACCAACTGTTCAGTCTCTTTTATTTTGGTCTCTCAATTAAACCGctcagaaaagaagaaagttctCAATTAAAACCCTCTCCTCTGCCAGCACAATATTTCAGTTTCAGAATTCGCCCGAATCTCACTCCATTTTCCGTGACAACACAATCAGAGATGGATCATGCTAGGAACGGTGATACATTCGTTTTTCTCAAACGAAGAATCACGGAGATCGATGAAACTCTCCAGCAACAACCCCAGTCTTCCTCCGACTACCCCTCTTCTAGTATCGTTCTGGAAGAATTAAAACCGTCGGAACTGCTTGTTTCTACTCCAAAAGAAGACCAAGAAAGCATGCGTAACTCCCTCATTTTCTTCAGGAAGGTCAAGTGTTCTGCCAATGCCTCGGAGTGCACTATTAGGGAAGCGCAAGAACTGGGTTTTGAAGAAAACGGAGAGATGTCATATTCTGTGAGTGGCAGGGTCACTGTTAGTGATAATGAGTCTGGATCTTGCGGAAGTCAAAGAAAGATTGAGAATTTCGGTTACGACGTCGAAAAAAATGAGAATTGTAATGTGGGTTTAGTTTCTGATGGTGGCCTAAAGATAGAAGAGGTTGAAGACGGTGTCAATGGTGTGAAGGAAGAGAAAGATTGGATGGAAAGTGAAGTGGGTTTCTCGGGAATTCAAGAATTTGGCAATGAAGTCGTGTCAGGAGAGGAGAAAGCCGACGAAAAGGAGAAATGTGAAGGAAAAGTTGAGAGGGATTATTCAGTGGAAAGTCACAAAGTGAAGGGTTGTGTTACTTCTTCATTGGCTGCTCTTGCTGAAGAGGAGGAGTTATTGGTAAGGACTGAAACAGAATCAGGGAGTACTTTGAAAGCCAAAAATAAGCAAGTTTTGACGGAACTCAAAGAAGGATTAATCTTTGAAAACAGAACCAATCTTAATAAAGTTACTGGTTCTGAGAGTATCAGTGTCAAGAATGGTGTATACAAAGCAATTGAGGTTACTGCTGGATGTTCCATCAAGATTGATGTAATTGATGGTACAGCATTGATTGATGCAGTTCAAGTCCGAAAACGTGGTAATGCCAATGGAAAGAATGTGGAAAGGAATGGGAAGAAGAATGAGAAACAAGATGGGTTTGCCAAGAAGCCAAGAAGGCCACGAAAGAAGGCAAAAGATTCCAAAATGGGTTCAGAAATGAGTGTGGGGCAAAGGAACATGCCTCCTTTTGTGGAACCTCAGAAAGATGGGAATGAAATAAAAAGAATGCACTCCAGAGAGAAGATGGAGGCCTTAAGGTTTGCTAATATCGTGGAACAGCACCTGGTGTGGAGAGATATTTACACTGGGCTTTCACCTGCTCTGGTGAAGGAGTATGATGAGTTGGCAAGAATGAAGCATCAGAAGAATATCCACTTGAATTTCAATTCTGGCCGACATTTTGGAAGGAAAACAGAAGTCCCTGCATTCCGCCGTAAGTATAGGTTCCTTTGCCATTTTGTGTTTAAATTTTATGTGGCTTTTGCAGTTGTTTTTGAATCTCCCGCTATCTATGGTATGGCAAGGTAAAATCTGGGAAAAAGAAACACACGGACTGTTATAATTCATAGGATAATGGCCAATGAGGATCATCTGCATAGTAGAAATTACAGGCTGAATTAACTTTGATggaaaacttaaaaaataaataaattcctCTGGCAATGAATAGTAAGTTGCTCTCGGACCTGTATAGATTTTGACTGTTCTTAGGTTAGCACATGGGATTGCCTTAAATGTAGGAGTTTTctaattcaatttttgtgtaTCCAAGGCTAATGTTATGTTTTAATGCTCATATATGAGATGTTTGATAGTATCTCCGCATGATAGGATATGCTGGAGAAACCATTTCTGGAAATTGAATGTTCACTTAACTAGGAAGAATATGTCATTAAAATTTTTAGTCTTGCAGCATCAAGCTGGAATAGCAAGgaaatttgattgattgtttgAGAAGATGAcgtgaaattatatatattgttggtcttggaattttttttggtgCTCTTTAGTTTTGTGGGTATGTTAGATGGACGTGTAACTAACTAACTATGGACAAAATATTTGTGTGGTTTGACAAATGGATAGCTGGTGTTTTGTGTTAGGTGATTGGTATCATTTTCATAAGACAATATTGATATGAAGATTGACTGCTCACTGAAAAAACAAAGATTAACGGCCTTCTTACGCATTCTATAATTAGTTTTAAATGAGCGTCAACTATGACAGCAGTGATATTGGCAAATGTTGATAGAAGATATTTTGGGGGGTCAAATGTAACACATAGAACAAAATGGGCGTGGATGGGATCTTATTCTGTATTCCCTTTCTTTGCcttgtctttattttttttaaaggtttgCATTTTTATTGAACAATACAAAAGAAACATgaaattttttcatttttcattctctttctcTTCTGTTCCAGCCCTGGATATTGGGGTCAGGGTAGGTGGTTTGTGGTTGAGGATGGGGAAGAAACCACTAAGGGATTGGTCTATTTTGCTCCTTTCTTCCTCACCTTTAGTTTGTTTTTGAAGAACCCTGTGTTCCTACTGTCATCCTTATGCTCTTCTTCATCCTCTATACCGTAACTACTTTTTGAAATTCTAATCaggaaaaacaaaagtgaaaaatcTGACACCACACGGTCGACAATGAAACGGTCCAAGAATCCCTTTCCATTTCACGAAAAAAGCAttcagtaaaagaaatgggtatGAAAACTATATTAAACAACAAAAGCACCATTTCATCATTTTTATCAACAACTATGTCGTAAAAGAAACAATCTGAACTAGCTAACAGGAAGAGTTTCCATTTACAAGGACAGTAAACAAGTAACAACATCTGCTTAAGTATACAGCTCAAGAGATGTGGTGAAAATGTTTCCACAAAAGGTATTTTGCAGATTGCTTTAGTCAATTCTCTGACGAAATACAATTCATTCACTCCTCAGTTTGCAGCCAAAACACCTGTACACAACACAAATTGAGCCAATCAAATAGACACAGAGAAAAATACAGAGAAAATAAAAGGATTTCAGAAAAAAACACTTTTAACACTGAAAACAAAGGGTTTAGGAGAAAAACTGGAAAAGGAgccgaaaaaaaaaacattttcacCACATCTCTTGAGCTGTATACTTAAGCAGATGTTGTTACTTGTTTACTGTCCTTGTAAATGGAAACTCTTCCTGTTAGCTAGTTCAGATTGTTTCTTTTACGACATAGTTGTTGATAAAAATGATGAAATGGTGCTTTTGTTGTTTAATATAGTTTTCatacccatttcttttactgaaTGCTTTTTTCGTGAAATGGAAAGGGATTCTTGGACCGTTTCATTGTCGACCATGTGGATGTCAGATTTTACACTTTTGTTTTCCTGATTAGAACTTCAATGCTTATAATTTTGTACaagaatttttaaattttgtgacTACTTTCAGGGGAAATTGGTCCTCAAAACATGGATAATGAATTAAAAAACACTGAAGAAGATGAAATGGAAAATTTAAATGCCTGGGATCCAAGTAGTACTCGCATCattgaaggtgaagatgcgtACAATGATGATGAGGAATACACTGAAGATGATGACAGTGATGCAGATTATGCTAGCATACAGAGACCTGCTTTCCTGGTAGAAGGAGAACCTGATTTTGATTCAGGGCCTCCAGAACATGGATTAGAATATCTAAGGCGTGTCAGGTACTACACTTAAAAAGTTGTTATCTTTTCTAGAACTTTATAATTAATAATCTACTTTGACCAAAAAAATGAAGTTCCTCTTTCCTTCTCTATGATATTCGCAAAGCTTTTATTATGATCTCTAACATCTTTCTTTGGCTGCTGAGCTTAGATGAATATTTTACGTCttattgtcattttttctctGTCCTAAGGATAGATGATAACTTCTAAAGTGCTGTATGTACTTTCACTTGGTCTGTATTTGGTTTGGCAAGTCATAGATTTTTATGAAGAAATGACATTTCAATGTCAGATTAAGATAGGGTATGAATTTCTCTAATTCTGAAGACAACCTTGgttgatcattttttttaatccacgTATGTAAATGATCAGAAAAAAGATGGAATGTTGTTGAAAAAATGAACCAAGGATGTGCCACTTGTACAAAAACTAGGTAATAAGGGAATGGTGGAAGCCCATTTTGATTCATTGCAGATCTAGCTACTGAAACTCTCCTTGACCTTTCTTCACCGTAAACCTTCATAGTCCTTTCCTTGTTGTGTTTCATTAAAAGACACCAAAGATTTAATCCATAGCTCCCATGTTTATGTTATCCCTCTGCCGTCCttcaattttatgattttatcagGTAGATGAAGTTCTTCCCCAGCCCTTTTGACCGTGTTTCTGGATTTCCCACTTATTCCCTCTTTTCACCTGAATCGGGTTCAGGATTGTCAATATGCATGAAACAGGGAGATTGAGGAGGGTGCTCATTAAGAGAGTATCTTTCCCCTGCCTGAATTGGGTAAAAAAAAGGGTGAAAAAGTGGCTCCAGCCACTACTGAGACAAATTATAACTATGCCACAAAATCATTCAATCTATGAACCCCTTCTTTTGCTTAACCGTCAGCCACTTGATTTGCTGCAGAACATTCTCTGCAGTtggatctctttctttttagtaCCCTACTCTTTTTGCATAATTCTCCATAACCGAACTCACACCTTTCTTTGAATATTACATTTCCCTTGCTCAGTTACGAAGGCTCATTCTAATTAAGTCCATTGCATCTACCAATCCCGAGAATTGATGTGTATTCGAATCATAGGGACTAGTAATCGACGATATGCTGAAATTGGTGACATTATTGTTGCTGTGATCAAGGAAAATGGGATAAgtcagaaaaagaagaaaaaagcttAGCTTGCGTTATCTTTGCCTGTATGGGGTTTTCTTTTTAAGTTAAACTGTGAAATGTTAATGAACCTCAGAGATTTGATTACATGTGTTTGCATCACCTTGGTGCTTTCATAAAAATTTTCcatgaaaaaagagaggagatttTATCACATAAAAGAATGTATACTTTACAATTATTGTCAGTATTATGTCACTATGTTTACTGTCTGCcatattaattttttgttttattgtgttgggcttttatcatatttttttgagcttataataataaaatagacAGTTTTGCTGCATAGCATCTTAAACTGTTAGTAATAATTGGAAAACCTTGTTTGTTTGTTCCGCCTAATCAGAAAATGTGTTTGTCGATGATTGCTGGAATTTAAGTTTCTTTCACAGGTTGAGTGGTGCTTATGCACTCTTATGATTATTATAGTTGTTCTTTGAGCATACTAGTTTGAATGAAGTATAtgtttgttgcttgtttgagaAGATGAAATCTGAACTTCTTTCAGGGTTCTCAGTTCTTGTAGTATGGGGGATTTTGGAAATGGAAACGATTGTAGTTGATTCGAAACTTTAATGAAAAAGCAACATTGAACGTGTTTGTAAACTGTTCTAAAGAAATCAAATTACGAGGGACATGTGTTTCTCAAACTCCATCTCTCTTAGTAAAATTGATGTAAACGTATAGCAACACATTAACACATCAAAAATGATGTAAACAAATATTACTTCCTCCCACTCaaattggttttttgttttagtggtTTAAGTTGCTTCATAAAACTTTATGTTTTCGTGTGTATGCATTATGGGGATATCCCAGTTTTTCTTGTGTCATAGAATATCATGGAGCAAGAGACTGTATTTCGTCTTTGGATCTTTCTTTGTCTGTTGGCTCTGATATTACACACTCATGATCATTTACAGATTTAAGCTCTGACATGGGCATGTGAGATATCCTTGAAGCACTGGGTTAATGTATCTGAGTATTAAAGTAAGCATTCATTCTTGTTTTTTAGGTGGGAAGCTGCAAACATTCCAAAAGTAAAGGTGGCCAAACTTGACAGGAGTAAACTTAGTAAGGGGCAAAGCGTTTATATGCCCCAGATTCCTGATATTGCCAACTGTGCTGGACACCTGCTGCCCTCAAAACATTGGGAGGATTCATTTCTTGCTGATTTTAACAATCTACGACTGGTATGTTTCTGGCACCAGTCTCCCATTATTTACTGTTTTAATTATATCTGAGAACAGAGGCTTTACAACTGACATGAGACATGAGGGCGCGAGGGTGGTTCTTTTTATTGCATGATTCCATATCTAAGCAAAGTAACTGTTTTCTTCCATCTCCTGTCTTCTTTTTCCCAGACTCTGTCCGATCTCAATGGTTCCATTGCTAAAGTTTCTGGTAACCTGCAATCTATTCTTGAAGTGCAGAAGCAGCAACAATCTGTTCAGCTACTCCCTGAGAGTGTTGCTCTCGAAAAATTTAAGCACCTTAGTATTAAGGAAGATTCAGTGCACGATTCCATGCAAGTCAAACACAACAATAAATCAGGAGAAAATAATGCAGGGCAGGTTGATCCTATCCATGATTCCAGCAGCAACAAATCAGGAAGAAACAAAACACTATAACGTCAGGCAAATCATAAGGAAATATTTAAGGAAATAAATGTATATAGGCTAGAATTGTGAATTCTAGTTATTCGTGTTACCATTCTTAGACAAAACATATCCTGTATATATTGGAATACAAGGCAGTGAATTTTTAGTGTGCAAAACTTTCAAAAGTCTTCTCTCTTATACTTAGAACCGATGATCCCGATTCTAATCAGTATGTAGATACCTCCAATGTCGATGACTCCGTTATCCACCCTCCTAGATTGCCTAATGAAGGTGTTGAAATTGTTCCATATCGAAGCATTTCAGCTTCTAGTAAATCTCCCATTGTTGATATATCGGGAAAAGACCCAAGATTATCTATGATCTTAGGAATGGACTATGTTTCTCGTGCTTCAACACTGAGGAGACGCATAAGCTTGATAGAGAGCATGCAAGAACTGTCAAGCAATGATTGTGTCTGGCTCTCTGCTCTCTGTGCAGCAGTTGATACTCCACCTGATGCCAACATTTCTGCTGCTTTCCGTGCTCTGCTTCGAAAGTGTGCAAATTTGCTTGCGGGGAAATCTGAGCTCGATGATGAGGTTGCCATGCTGAATATTCTGGCCACAATTTCTGGCAAGTATTTTGGTAAAATCTGAAAGATGAAATTTGGATGTCTATTTAACATTTCTGCTATTATTGTAGATCATTTCAAGTCgaagattttttgttttcaatctcAACTAAACTACTGCCCATGCAATGGGGAAGAGTCCATGATCATGATCACCATCCTAGGCAACTGCATTGAGTAACTGACCCCCATCCTTGCCTTTTAAAAAACATTCATTCAATCCAATGAATGGCCTACAACCCTCTTTAAATTGTCTATGTAATGCCTCTAGTCATATATAAATCCTCTTGAAGACTTGGGTTTTGTTAACGTATTTCTCAACTGAAATGCAACAAGGTGTCTTTTGACTGAATTCTTGCAATGCAGTCCTGTCATCCCATAGCCTGAAATATTGTTTAGGGCAAACGCTCAAACAACTACCCCAAATAAGCTAACGAGGTAACTACGGAATTGGCTCCTATACTTTATTCTTTGGATAAAAAAGGCTCTTAAGCTTTGTTACTACGGAATTGACTCCTCTACTTTATTCTTTGGATAAAAAAGACCCTTACGCTttgttttggataaaaaaacTCTTACACTTTGAAGAGTGGTATAAGTGAGCCATTCTGTCTATTTCTTGTTAAAAAATGTTGATGTAGTTGttaagtgtaatttttttttaatattcgatcttatttgtttttgatttttgaggaGCTAGTGGGGTTGGGAGACAAATTCATGTGGCTCTCTGCCCAAAGCAGACAAATTGGCTGGTAGTGT
Protein-coding regions in this window:
- the LOC120016155 gene encoding uncharacterized protein LOC120016155; translation: MDHARNGDTFVFLKRRITEIDETLQQQPQSSSDYPSSSIVLEELKPSELLVSTPKEDQESMRNSLIFFRKVKCSANASECTIREAQELGFEENGEMSYSVSGRVTVSDNESGSCGSQRKIENFGYDVEKNENCNVGLVSDGGLKIEEVEDGVNGVKEEKDWMESEVGFSGIQEFGNEVVSGEEKADEKEKCEGKVERDYSVESHKVKGCVTSSLAALAEEEELLVRTETESGSTLKAKNKQVLTELKEGLIFENRTNLNKVTGSESISVKNGVYKAIEVTAGCSIKIDVIDGTALIDAVQVRKRGNANGKNVERNGKKNEKQDGFAKKPRRPRKKAKDSKMGSEMSVGQRNMPPFVEPQKDGNEIKRMHSREKMEALRFANIVEQHLVWRDIYTGLSPALVKEYDELARMKHQKNIHLNFNSGRHFGRKTEVPAFRREIGPQNMDNELKNTEEDEMENLNAWDPSSTRIIEGEDAYNDDEEYTEDDDSDADYASIQRPAFLVEGEPDFDSGPPEHGLEYLRRVRWEAANIPKVKVAKLDRSKLSKGQSVYMPQIPDIANCAGHLLPSKHWEDSFLADFNNLRLTLSDLNGSIAKVSGNLQSILEVQKQQQSVQLLPESVALEKFKHLSIKEDSVHDSMQVKHNNKSGENNAGQVDPIHDSSSNKSGRNKTL
- the LOC119979806 gene encoding uncharacterized protein LOC119979806: MYIVFSLILRTDDPDSNQYVDTSNVDDSVIHPPRLPNEGVEIVPYRSISASSKSPIVDISGKDPRLSMILGMDYVSRASTLRRRISLIESMQELSSNDCVWLSALCAAVDTPPDANISAAFRALLRKCANLLAGKSELDDEVAMLNILATISGKYFGKI